The genomic window AAAACCTATAAAACGCATTTTAgtcgtataaaaagggcaaaattcacagaaacatggacccCTCAACCTTCAACATCAAATACCTCGGAGGACGAAAATGAGCCACCTCGCTCTAGACTAAGTgagcttaaaccttttaatttcaaacaaggatattttgagAATAGTAGTGCGAggagaaatttaatgaatttctaacAATGACAAATATGGTTACCCCCTAAAAAATACCCCCGTTACGCAAAGACGGAAGAAAAGCGATTCATCTTCAAGTGAGGAGCCAGAAGCATTGGACTATACGATTTCTCCACAAACGCAATTTTTCCCGGATCGAATTTCGACACCTTTTCCTCCAAAACGTTTCCCCGACGATTTGGTACACCCTGTCACACCAATAGACAGACCTTTTTCGTCAcacgatgaattaaataaggctatacagACCCCTGGTGACATAGAGTCAGAAAAGGCCAACCAGCCGCAACGACAAACATTGCGGGAAGCCATGGATCTTATTTATTACCCAATTAAAACTAGACAAAGTACACTTAATACTAATCCAGTTACCGATGAACAACAGTATCACGATATAACCGTCTCaaaagcaaaaccaaaggactgggtatcttggaaggaaaccTTAATGCAAACAATTCCCCACCCCCCGGAAGATATGGCTTTCAAACAATGGAGACACCCCAAGAAGACATTTGAATCCTCCCAAAGCTCCCAAGAATCCTTCAATTCTCCCGAGCCAAGAAACCAACAGGACGAATCAATCAGTAAACCCTCTACTTCGCGAGGAGAAGAAATTTACGAAGGTCAGGCTGGATCTACACCTAAATCTCAAACTTCTACTTCAAGAGAACCAGATACTAAATCTACAACTACTAGTTCCTCAGATACTGAGAGTGAATCAGGCGCAAATAAGCTCAAGGACGTGGAAGGAATAAGACCAAAGAGTACAACTGCCCAGgctaaaaaggcacaaattaaaggtaaaaaatttcttaaaaaacaatataaaaagtttgatttGATATCGCTAgcgaagccaaagaaaaaacCGAGTCTACTAAAGAGAAAGTAACAACAAGGTCAGGCCGAGTTGTCAAAAAACCAGAATTTTATGAATGGACTGTTAATAGGCAAACCATCATCCTAGGgtataataaaaatagttatttattgataaaatcAAGTTATGATCCAAAAAaagttgatttaattttttttgctcctcGCCAAGGAACCACTCCGTAATAAAACATCCTTAAAAGAAAGTACTTTTCAGGAAGTCTGAAAGACTCCAAGTGAAAGATTGGcctattttatcaaaaagtgcTCATCATTCTAAGTAAGTTCCGAATCATATTTTCACAAGAATAATCACAAGAGTTTTACCGCTTCATTAACATTTTTCCTTAACCGCAAAATAATTCCTTAATCTTAAAGATTATCAATAAGTAGGCGAGATCCTTCCTAATTCTTGAACTATAATTCTCCAATAATATAATCCGTCGATTTGTttacatatcccctttcccGTTGAATGAATACTCTCTTTTCCTTGTATCACTTAAGGAATATGTCGTTGGCTAGTTTAAAAAGTGTTACAAGCTCTCTTGCAAAGCTTGCTATAGATGAAAGGTTTTATATTTCAACTCCCATATTTTATGTTAATGCAGCTCCTCACATTGGCCATGCCTACACAAGTGTTCTTACTGACGTCATGGCTCGCTACCAGAAAATTAAAGGCAAAAAAGTGTTATACGCCACGGGGACTGATGAGCACGGTTTAAAAATCCAGCAAGCCGCCACAGCAAACAATGAGGATCCAAAAAAGTACTGTGATGGGATTTCAGATCAATTTAAAGAAGCTATACAAATTTGTGAATGTGATTATGATGACTATATCAGAACAACAGAGGAACGTCATGAAAAAGTTGTTCaaaaaatttggactatattGGAAGAAAAAGGACATATATACAAAGGAAGTTATGAGGGCTGGTATTGTGTATCTGACGAAGATTTTTTAACCGAAACCCAAACCAAAGAAGTTCCTGGACCTGATGGGAAGCCTATACGAGTATCAGCTGATTCAGGAAGACCAGTAGAACTTTTCCGTGAAGAAAACTACAAGTTTAGGTTATCAGCTTTCCAGAAAGATCTTCTTAAATGGCTAGAAAATGAGTCCGTAGTGAAACCAGTTCAATTTAGAGGTGATGTTATTGCTTGGCTCACAAAAGAAGAACTTCCAGATTTGTCGATCTCCCGACCAATAGACAGATTGAAATGGGGCATCCCGGTTCCTAGCGATCCCAGTCATAACATTTATGTGTGGCTTGATGCTTTATTCAATTATCTTACTGTAGCAGGTTACCCTGATGAACCTTATGTATGGCCACCGAACATTCAAGTTATAGGGaaagatattttgaaatttcatgCCATCTATTGGCCAGCTTTTCTAATCGCTGCTGGATTTGAACCACCTAAGCAATTGCTAGTTCATTGTCATTGGACAGTAGAAGGCCAAAAAATGTCCAAATCAATTGGTAATGTTGTCAATGTTGTCGAAGCTGCCGAAAGAGTGTCACCAACTGCCTTACGTTACTTCCTGTTAAGACAAGGAGTTCCTGGATCTGACAATGATTTTAGCATGATGCAATTAATCAATGTAGCCAATAGTGATTTGGCGGATAATCTAGGAAATCTTCTTCAACGCTGCACTGGTCCCGCAATTAATGTCGATCAAATAGCACCATCTATTTTTGAAGCCGATTTTCATGCGCTTGGACAAGAAGGAACAGATCTTTTCAATAGCTTAGTTCAGTTACCTGACAAGGTGTCCAAGCGTTTTGATGACTTCGAGTTTTATATGGGGCTTCAATCGATAATGCTGACGTTGAAATGTGCAAACATCGTTATGCAGTCGAAAAAGCCATGGGAATTGAAGAAGCAGAATAAAATGGACGACGTGTACCTTATCCTAGGAGCTTGTGTTGAAACATTGCGAGTTGTTGGAATTATGATGCAGCCAATTGTTCCATCGCTATCAAGCAAGCTACTCGATCGGTTGAATGTAGATGCTAGTCAAAGAACATGGAATCACGCCATTTTCACTGAGCAAGTAGAAAAGCGACCACTTGGAGCAGACCAGACAATCCTATTTAAGAGAATAGCTGAA from Artemia franciscana chromosome 10, ASM3288406v1, whole genome shotgun sequence includes these protein-coding regions:
- the LOC136032474 gene encoding methionine--tRNA ligase, mitochondrial-like; this translates as MSLASLKSVTSSLAKLAIDERFYISTPIFYVNAAPHIGHAYTSVLTDVMARYQKIKGKKVLYATGTDEHGLKIQQAATANNEDPKKYCDGISDQFKEAIQICECDYDDYIRTTEERHEKVVQKIWTILEEKGHIYKGSYEGWYCVSDEDFLTETQTKEVPGPDGKPIRVSADSGRPVELFREENYKFRLSAFQKDLLKWLENESVVKPVQFRGDVIAWLTKEELPDLSISRPIDRLKWGIPVPSDPSHNIYVWLDALFNYLTVAGYPDEPYVWPPNIQVIGKDILKFHAIYWPAFLIAAGFEPPKQLLVHCHWTVEGQKMSKSIGNVVNVVEAAERVSPTALRYFLLRQGVPGSDNDFSMMQLINVANSDLADNLGNLLQRCTGPAINVDQIAPSIFEADFHALGQEGTDLFNSLVQLPDKVSKRFDDFEFYMGLQSIMLTLKCANIVMQSKKPWELKKQNKMDDVYLILGACVETLRVVGIMMQPIVPSLSSKLLDRLNVDASQRTWNHAIFTEQVEKRPLGADQTILFKRIAEAQPTAAATNKPNVAANGPKKEKQEKGPSKKEKKEKK